The following coding sequences are from one Streptomyces dengpaensis window:
- a CDS encoding copper resistance CopC/CopD family protein, translating to MADVGGHRDRRRIVRGLTLLGGVLALVLFGGAGSASAHAALTGTDPRDGSVLKSAPRQVTLTFTESVGLLDESVRVLSPDNRRVNTGEPGHAGGRSDTARVTLPRGLGTGTFTVVWRVVSADSHPISGAFTFSIGKPSETAAVLPSGPAEDTVSARLYDIARYIAYGGLALFIGAAAFVLVCGFPGSVRRLLVTGWWILLLSTLALLLLRGPYARGTGVAEAVDPAVLSETLTSRPGVLLAARLVLLGAAVFLLDRVRVRAGEQERGRGVLVLGGLLALGLAVTWAAAEHASAGIQVPVAMVSTVLHLLAMAVWLGGLTALLTALNRPAEPLPTAVVTRFSRLALTSVAVLAATGVYQSWRGLGSWSALTSTSYGRILVAKLCAVLLLLVGAACSRRWTGRLMTVAEREPEPEREVADGRVAVRERVPETIGAPAAAAAVDVVRADVRPGDARADAPPESASGSSEPPSGPSAAHRRGLRRSVLAEAGVGVVVLVITTLLTGTQPGRAAAETAAAATADPGQPTSSTTVVPFDVGTPGGHGKVQIELAPGRVGENSVQAVIFGPDGGITTVPELRLSFTLAAQKVGPLDAKLTDKGGYWGTDGLTLPLPGTWTMKVAVRTSDIDQVTVSKTVKIG from the coding sequence ATGGCTGACGTGGGCGGACACCGGGACCGACGGCGGATCGTCCGAGGGCTGACGCTGCTGGGCGGTGTCCTGGCGCTGGTCCTCTTCGGCGGCGCGGGGAGCGCGTCCGCCCATGCCGCGCTGACCGGCACCGATCCGCGGGACGGCAGCGTGCTGAAGTCGGCGCCCCGGCAGGTCACGCTGACGTTCACCGAGTCCGTCGGGCTTCTTGACGAATCCGTCCGGGTGCTCAGTCCGGACAACCGGCGCGTCAACACGGGCGAACCCGGTCACGCGGGCGGCCGTTCCGACACCGCCCGCGTGACCCTGCCGCGCGGCCTCGGCACGGGCACGTTCACGGTGGTCTGGCGGGTCGTCTCGGCGGACAGCCACCCCATCTCCGGCGCCTTCACCTTCTCCATCGGCAAACCCTCCGAGACCGCCGCCGTGCTGCCCTCCGGGCCCGCCGAGGACACCGTCTCCGCGCGCCTGTACGACATCGCCCGCTACATCGCGTACGGCGGCCTCGCCCTGTTCATCGGCGCGGCCGCCTTCGTCCTGGTCTGCGGATTCCCGGGCAGCGTGCGGCGCCTGCTGGTGACCGGCTGGTGGATCCTGCTGCTGTCCACGCTCGCGCTGCTGCTCCTGCGCGGCCCGTACGCGCGCGGCACCGGCGTGGCCGAGGCCGTCGACCCGGCCGTCCTGAGCGAGACGCTGACGAGCCGGCCGGGCGTGCTGCTGGCGGCCCGGCTCGTGCTGCTGGGGGCGGCCGTCTTCCTCCTCGACCGCGTACGAGTGCGCGCGGGCGAGCAGGAGCGCGGGCGGGGTGTGCTCGTACTCGGCGGGCTGCTCGCCCTCGGTCTCGCGGTCACCTGGGCCGCCGCCGAGCACGCCTCCGCCGGGATCCAGGTCCCCGTGGCCATGGTCTCCACCGTGCTGCACCTGCTCGCCATGGCCGTCTGGCTCGGCGGCCTGACCGCCCTGCTCACCGCGCTCAACCGCCCGGCCGAGCCGCTCCCCACGGCCGTCGTCACCCGCTTCTCCCGGCTCGCCCTCACCTCGGTCGCCGTCCTCGCCGCCACCGGCGTCTACCAGTCCTGGCGCGGCCTCGGCTCCTGGTCCGCCCTGACCTCGACGTCGTACGGCAGGATCCTGGTCGCCAAGCTGTGCGCGGTGCTGCTGCTGCTCGTGGGGGCGGCCTGCTCGCGGCGGTGGACGGGGCGGTTGATGACGGTGGCGGAGCGGGAGCCGGAGCCCGAGCGGGAGGTGGCCGACGGGCGAGTGGCGGTGCGCGAGCGTGTGCCGGAGACCATCGGTGCTCCGGCCGCGGCCGCCGCCGTCGACGTCGTACGAGCCGATGTGCGTCCCGGGGACGCGCGAGCCGATGCACCCCCCGAGTCGGCGTCCGGTTCCTCCGAGCCCCCGTCCGGCCCGTCGGCCGCCCACCGGCGAGGCCTCCGCCGTTCCGTCCTCGCCGAAGCCGGCGTCGGCGTCGTCGTCCTGGTGATCACCACCCTGCTGACCGGGACGCAGCCGGGGCGGGCGGCCGCCGAGACGGCCGCGGCCGCCACGGCCGACCCCGGGCAGCCCACGTCCTCGACCACGGTCGTTCCCTTCGACGTCGGTACGCCCGGCGGTCACGGCAAGGTGCAGATCGAGCTGGCGCCCGGCCGGGTGGGCGAGAACTCCGTGCAGGCCGTGATCTTCGGTCCTGACGGCGGTATCACGACCGTCCCCGAACTGCGGCTCAGCTTCACGCTGGCCGCGCAGAAGGTCGGCCCGCTCGACGCGAAGCTCACCGACAAGGGCGGCTACTGGGGGACGGACGGCCTCACGCTCCCGCTGCCCGGCACCTGGACGATGAAGGTCGCGGTGCGCACCAGCGACATCGACCAGGTCACGGTGTCGAAGACCGTGAAGATCGGCTGA
- a CDS encoding AraC family transcriptional regulator — MAELSAVPGDLSKLTTLVHSSDLEETREIISHAYSPYQLDCLGDPREFSAWYAESGFPGITLSGLRYGSPHLDAETLIKPQPLGTYLLVCEVSHGWVTVSSPGREECCVGPGETYVLDPYRSFQVHWSPGAQMTTVRLDRETVERAVADALGVDEPVRARFALGGAVSPQAARTWAGISGAVHREVLGEGIARTNPLVATHLTQTAAALLVGTQRLITDGVDARRTGTVSHAAVRRVMALVEERADQPHTLADLAAAARVSPRALQEAFRQHLDTTPLGYLREIRLKRAHEDLLTAARDGSATVSDVAYRWGFSNLGRFAAYYRERYGHPPSTTLNG, encoded by the coding sequence ATGGCAGAGCTCAGCGCCGTACCCGGTGACCTGAGCAAGCTGACCACCCTCGTGCACAGCAGTGATCTCGAGGAGACCCGCGAGATCATCAGTCACGCGTACAGCCCGTACCAACTCGACTGCCTGGGCGACCCGAGGGAGTTCTCCGCCTGGTACGCCGAGAGCGGCTTCCCCGGGATCACGCTCTCCGGTCTGCGGTACGGATCCCCGCACCTCGACGCGGAGACCCTGATCAAGCCGCAGCCGCTCGGCACCTATCTGCTGGTCTGCGAGGTCTCCCACGGCTGGGTGACGGTGAGTTCCCCCGGGCGGGAGGAGTGCTGCGTCGGCCCCGGCGAGACCTACGTCCTGGACCCGTACCGCAGCTTCCAGGTGCACTGGTCGCCCGGCGCGCAGATGACGACCGTACGGCTCGACCGCGAAACGGTGGAGCGGGCCGTGGCCGACGCGCTGGGCGTGGACGAACCGGTACGGGCCCGATTCGCACTCGGAGGGGCCGTCTCGCCGCAGGCAGCCCGGACGTGGGCGGGCATCTCCGGGGCCGTGCACCGCGAGGTGCTCGGCGAGGGCATCGCCCGCACCAACCCGCTCGTCGCCACGCATCTGACGCAGACGGCGGCCGCTCTGCTCGTCGGCACCCAGCGGCTGATCACCGACGGTGTGGACGCGCGGCGCACCGGCACCGTCTCCCACGCGGCGGTGCGTCGCGTGATGGCCCTGGTCGAGGAGCGGGCCGACCAGCCGCACACCCTCGCCGACCTGGCGGCGGCGGCCCGGGTCAGTCCACGCGCCCTGCAGGAGGCGTTCCGCCAGCACCTGGACACCACGCCGCTCGGCTACCTTCGCGAGATCCGCCTCAAGCGCGCCCACGAGGACCTGCTGACCGCCGCACGAGACGGCTCGGCCACCGTCTCCGACGTCGCCTACCGCTGGGGCTTCTCCAACCTGGGCCGCTTCGCCGCGTACTACCGCGAGCGGTACGGCCATCCGCCCTCGACGACCCTGAACGGCTGA